ttccttttttaaggaacaaaatacaagttaaaaacgAAGCTTACAAAATGTTatctaaaaaaagttaaatgctgttttatgttatataaaaaaatactatttcatagCTCTTTTCATACTATTCGTTTTAAGTAAAATCAAAGTTGTGCTACAATTACAACTTGTAATCATAATTTCATCTTTTTGCCGCGCTGAATGTAATTACCGATGAAAAATTTATGAAGAGCTAATAAAACTATGAAGAATGGCAAATATTTGTAACAatctgtacaaaataaataaataaataaataaataaaaataaataaagacgaAAAGATTTTTGGAGTGCTTTGTTTTTGACATAGGCTACTGTACCTTACCAGATAATGAAGTTATAAATTGAACATTCATGCctttaatataaattacaaagaaaataaaggGTTTGTGTATCCAAACATGACAAAGCGCCATGCGTTATGAAAGAAAATCCAAATAATTGAATTTACATGTTTCTACTTACTTGTACTGGcatttattgcaataataattcagCAGATGAGATTCTGTCCTATCCGCTTTCGATGAAGCTATTAAAACTGACAGATGCAGTGACCTGTAAATGTTAAAGGAGACCACATATTTTGacgttattaaatatatattttattagttaaattTATAGCTAGACATATCAAAAACTATCCCTTGATTACACTGAATTGTTACAGAATTTTTATGGAAACAGTTTTCAGGTAGGCCCGTCATCTGGTAGTTCTTGGAATTTTTTGTCTAATGTCCTCTAAGCTTGACTAACTGATGTTTGGTAGCCTAACGAAGCTAGTAACTGGGGGGAAAGGTCAAAGATTAAGTGTTTTATTCCTTATGATCCCAGTTCCACCAGGCTGGCCGTCATGGGGTTGAGAAGGCCGTCGTGCATGAAGAAGTGGTGGTGGCTCTGAGCGTCTGAGCCGCTGACGGGGATGATGGAGACGCTGGGGCCGGGCGGAGGCGCGAAGCTGTGCAGGGGTGGCAGACCTGAGCTGGAGGGCATAAGGATGGCTGGGCTCATGGAGCTGTGATCCGGGGTCGCCGCGGGAGATTTATCGTCCTCTGAACTTTCACATAGAGATTTGTTTTCGTTCACGTGAGAGGTGAGTGGGTTGTGGCCGTTTGGATTTGCACCATCGTTTTCCCTGTTGGAGCAGATCATTCAAATTCATTAGGGGGCTAGCAAAAACTACAACCACCGCTTAGTGAAGGACATACAAACACCGGGACCGCGCATGACTAAATGTggcaaattacttttatttttctccattagGAGGACATGTCAGGCCTTTTTTAAGTTTGAAgcaaaaactatatttatataggcTAAGTGATTTGTAAATTTATGGACtctattttatttagtttgaacAATCATACGTTAATCATATCTTAGGTAAAAACCCTTCTTCAGCCCCGATCAGTTTAAGTGAGatgagattttgtattttttttaattgcatttctgTGATTTTAGCGTCACTCCTTAATTTAAAAGGCAGGTGACAAAACTTCCTGCATCAATTGCCATGTCACTGATGTcaataaattaaacacatttattaaatgtgCAGCTGCggatatatattttcttaaagtccaattgtttttaaattgtttttatttttttgctttgaactattgtttttaaactatagactataattatttattttatgtctttattgATGTCTTTATTCTACCCACAAGTACACTAATGAAtgcaaatatttgtattatatctttaatatatatatatatatatatatattaaagataacTACAGTCATTTTGGTGAGCATTCCACCGCTGTTGTATAGAATGTTTGCTTTTTTAGCGTCTTGAGAGTAATGGTGTTCTTCTTACCTTTCCTTTGCTTCTGCTGCACGGTCCCTCTGCCTCCTGTTCTTGAACCAGTTGCTGACCTGCGTCGTGGTGAGGCCAGTGGCCTCGGACAGTTCTTTCTTCTCTCTCGGAGAAGGGTACGGGTTGTGAGTGTACCACTCTTTAAGCACACACCGGCTCTTCTCCTTAAAACAGTAGCTGGTCTCCTCTCCATCCCAGATGGTGCGAGGCAGCGGAAACTTTCTGCGCACGCGGTATTTTCCCACTGCGCCCAGAGGACGACCGCGTAATTTCTCCGCTTCGATATAGTGAGCTTTCAGCCAGAGCTGTTGCAGTTTAGGGTGGTTGTGCGGAGAAAACTGGTGGCTCTCTAATACTTTGTAGAGCTCCCTGAAGTTGCCCCGGTGAAAAGCTACCACAGCTTTCGCTTTCAAAACGCTCTCGTTTTTGTGGAGGTGCTCACAAGCAGGTAAGGACCACAGAAAGCGTCCGAGACGTTCGATACTCCCACCTTGCTGAAGGACCTCGCAGACGCAGGCAACCTGCTCTTGGGTAAATCCA
This region of Cyprinus carpio isolate SPL01 chromosome B12, ASM1834038v1, whole genome shotgun sequence genomic DNA includes:
- the LOC109099568 gene encoding homeobox protein SIX2-like codes for the protein MSMPSTFGFTQEQVACVCEVLQQGGSIERLGRFLWSLPACEHLHKNESVLKAKAVVAFHRGNFRELYKVLESHQFSPHNHPKLQQLWLKAHYIEAEKLRGRPLGAVGKYRVRRKFPLPRTIWDGEETSYCFKEKSRCVLKEWYTHNPYPSPREKKELSEATGLTTTQVSNWFKNRRQRDRAAEAKERENDGANPNGHNPLTSHVNENKSLCESSEDDKSPAATPDHSSMSPAILMPSSSGLPPLHSFAPPPGPSVSIIPVSGSDAQSHHHFFMHDGLLNPMTASLVELGS